GGGCCACGACGCCGATCTCGGCATCGTGGGGGTACACGTATCCCTTGCCGTGTCCGAGCCGCTTCGCGCCCGGGTAGTGCGCATCGCGCAGGTGCGCGGGCACGCGCCCGAAGCCGCCCGCGCGCACGTCCTCGATCGCCGCGTTGATGGCGGTGTACGCGGCGTTCGACTTCGCGGTGGTGGCGAGGTAGGCCGTCGCCTCGGCCAGGGGGATCCGGCCCTCGGGCATCCCGATCAGCTGGACGGCCTCGGCCGCGGCGACCGCCAGCGGAAGCGCCTGGGGATCGGCCAGGCCGATGTCCTCGGCGGCGGAGATGATGAGCCGCCGGGCGATGAAGCGCGGGTCCTCCCCCGCCTCGATCATGCGCGCCAGGTAGTGGATGGCCGCGTCGGGGTCCGATCCGCGGATCGACTTGATGAACGCGCTGATGACGTCGTAGTGCTCGTCGCCCTGCCGGTCGTAGCGCAGCAGCGCGCGGTCGACGGCCTGGGCGACATGGTCCGCGCCGATCTCGGGAAGGGCGCCAGGCTCGTCGGACGCGGGGGCGAGCGACGCAGCCGCCTCGAGTGCCGTGAGGGCGCGCCGCGCGTCCCCCGACGCCAGCCGGACGAGGGCGTCGCGCGCGTCGTCGCCGAGCGACACCGCTCCGGCCAGTCCGCGGGGGTCCGCGACAGCGCGGTCGACGAGCATCCTCAGGTCGTCGTCCGTGAGGGGGCGCAGCGTCAGCAGCAGCGACCGCGACAGCAGCGGCGCGATGACGGAGAACGACGGGTTCTCGGTGGTGGCCGCGATGAGCACCACCCAGCCGTTCTCGACGCCCGGCAGCAGCGCGTCCTGCTGGGCCTTCGTGAACCGGTGGATCTCGTCGAGGAAGAGGATCGTGGACTGCCCGTACAGATCGCGCTGGGTGAGAGCCTCCTGCATGACCTCGCGGACGTCGCGCACACCGGCGGTGACGGCCGAGAGCTCGACGAACCGACGTCCGGACGACCGCGCGATCGCCTGCGCGAGCGTCGTCTTGCCCGTGCCGGGCGGTCCCCACAGGATCACCGAGGTCGCCGTCGTGCGGGCGTCCGCGTCGGCCAGCGCCACCAGCGGGGATCCCGGGCGCAGCAGGTGGCCCTGCCCGGCGACGTCGTCGAGGGACGTCGGCCGCATGCGCACGGCCAGCGGGGTCTGCCCCGTGAACAGCGCGCTGGGTGTCGTCACGCGTCAAGGCTAGCCGCGGCCGGCGACGCCGGACGGGGTTTGTCGCCGCTCGTGCGCGGGATCTAGGATCGACCCCGCCCGGGACCGGCCCGGGCCGAAGGGGGTTCCGTGGCGAAGGCAGGCAAGGATCCGTCGACGCGCGCGGCGCGCGAGCGCGCCCGGCTCTATCAGGCGCGGCGCGACTTCCACGCCGGACTCGGGCGCCGGCGCACACGCGACAACGTCATCGCCGGCGTCGTCGGCGGCCTGATCGTCGTGGCGATCACCGGCGCCCA
This region of Microbacterium thalassium genomic DNA includes:
- a CDS encoding replication-associated recombination protein A, whose protein sequence is MTTPSALFTGQTPLAVRMRPTSLDDVAGQGHLLRPGSPLVALADADARTTATSVILWGPPGTGKTTLAQAIARSSGRRFVELSAVTAGVRDVREVMQEALTQRDLYGQSTILFLDEIHRFTKAQQDALLPGVENGWVVLIAATTENPSFSVIAPLLSRSLLLTLRPLTDDDLRMLVDRAVADPRGLAGAVSLGDDARDALVRLASGDARRALTALEAAASLAPASDEPGALPEIGADHVAQAVDRALLRYDRQGDEHYDVISAFIKSIRGSDPDAAIHYLARMIEAGEDPRFIARRLIISAAEDIGLADPQALPLAVAAAEAVQLIGMPEGRIPLAEATAYLATTAKSNAAYTAINAAIEDVRAGGFGRVPAHLRDAHYPGAKRLGHGKGYVYPHDAEIGVVAQQYLPDELRGRRYYEPTARGQERDIQARLAKIRRILGSDE
- a CDS encoding dioxygenase, which codes for MAKAGKDPSTRAARERARLYQARRDFHAGLGRRRTRDNVIAGVVGGLIVVAITGAQIAYFTVGADGEPTATPTASVAATPSPSPTSSASPTASPTPEP